One segment of Rhodopirellula baltica SH 1 DNA contains the following:
- a CDS encoding PilW family protein, with protein sequence MNCQMKKLPARFAFTLVELMIAMTVTLLLMAALGKAFAVIGRSMKEGRSQVSLSSKLRGISFRIRNDLYSRTVDARPPISPVGGQGYFTYYEGPLTEHTYGLFGAEPTQETTGGDIDTPSSAGFNALENGPTYRRLSRYGDFDDYIAFTAEAKGEDWFTGKVPAYLVDDTAADPMEPRIIRSKRAEIIIWASPVWDLDKNQNELRIATTPASPSDPTWLPSPSKMPLFEDVDRNYAPDRIVLRQRILLVRPDLNVKGRLEFPFGTGPSTVRDGGPANGRSGSGFETTYLRPMNGNVNDPGAVPAGLAEIYPIGQATYPNYVAPGSATDSAQVRQSNWLVGMAPMHQYFDISLRRVIHPDTGEPTNFVAANSLSDLVYPHNRFGHVRYPGRYFGRGQTAGAFQDRSDYATSMPLLALGGNDALTSWQGADDSRLDPPNATAPGWFPSAHPSSRTFNSVSGELFGLFNGWLLPEFELGDPNPRPNPAVPVSHWHREYVSTNDPRWDRTGEDVIASNILSFDLRGFDPGAPIFATAGMDEAPGVAGFDDDLSGTADDTDTVGLQFSSELGTVGSDDETITVNDIGISALLTLNNDTGFDILDLRDNAPSNTYSKSPGHFAALVGQGGFVDLCYPYLNGTPLQSLMASSGQVSTPPIPVVADAEVARNYTTFLNSSYSAFPIPTNGLDSLKYSGKLVHRGTAGSIVYFQPTYDTWTDGYEADGFDQSQRSDLSLTGGTPSGTTWVLNDASGLTKTPRGGAGAWRIDSGRFDSSFQECPPPFLSDLQAISVTVRLEDPPTGEITQFTIVEGLQ encoded by the coding sequence ATGAATTGCCAAATGAAGAAATTGCCGGCAAGGTTTGCGTTTACCTTGGTCGAATTGATGATCGCGATGACGGTGACGTTGTTGTTGATGGCGGCGTTGGGTAAAGCCTTCGCGGTCATTGGCCGGTCGATGAAGGAGGGGCGTAGTCAGGTCTCTTTGAGTAGTAAGTTGCGTGGTATTAGCTTTCGAATCCGAAACGACCTGTACTCACGAACTGTAGATGCGAGGCCACCAATTTCCCCGGTCGGTGGTCAAGGTTATTTCACCTACTACGAAGGTCCGCTGACCGAACATACTTACGGCTTGTTTGGTGCTGAACCGACTCAGGAGACGACTGGCGGTGATATCGATACGCCTTCGTCAGCTGGTTTCAATGCACTCGAGAACGGTCCGACATACAGAAGATTGTCGCGGTATGGCGATTTTGATGATTACATTGCCTTCACCGCAGAGGCAAAAGGCGAAGATTGGTTCACCGGGAAGGTTCCTGCCTATTTAGTCGACGATACGGCCGCTGATCCGATGGAGCCCCGGATCATACGTTCTAAGAGAGCGGAAATTATTATCTGGGCCTCGCCAGTTTGGGATCTTGATAAGAATCAAAATGAGTTGCGGATTGCCACTACGCCAGCATCTCCATCGGATCCCACTTGGCTCCCAAGCCCAAGCAAGATGCCCTTGTTCGAAGACGTTGATCGGAACTATGCACCGGATCGGATTGTTTTGCGGCAGCGGATCTTATTGGTGCGTCCTGACTTGAACGTTAAGGGCCGGCTCGAATTTCCCTTCGGCACAGGTCCATCGACTGTTCGCGATGGTGGGCCAGCGAACGGTCGATCGGGTAGTGGATTTGAGACAACCTACTTGCGGCCTATGAACGGGAACGTAAATGACCCCGGAGCCGTTCCGGCCGGGCTCGCAGAGATCTATCCGATCGGGCAGGCCACTTATCCTAACTATGTTGCTCCTGGCAGCGCCACCGACTCAGCTCAAGTTCGCCAAAGCAATTGGTTGGTGGGTATGGCTCCAATGCACCAATATTTCGATATCTCGTTGCGTCGAGTGATTCATCCAGACACGGGTGAACCAACCAACTTTGTTGCTGCCAATTCGCTAAGTGATTTGGTTTATCCTCATAATCGTTTTGGGCACGTTCGCTATCCAGGTCGATATTTTGGACGTGGTCAGACAGCGGGTGCATTCCAAGACCGGAGCGATTACGCAACCTCGATGCCGTTGTTAGCACTCGGTGGCAACGATGCTCTTACGTCGTGGCAGGGAGCAGACGATTCCCGGTTGGATCCGCCGAATGCGACTGCACCTGGATGGTTTCCCAGTGCGCATCCTAGTTCCCGAACGTTCAACTCGGTTAGTGGCGAACTGTTCGGATTGTTCAACGGATGGTTGCTTCCTGAGTTTGAGTTGGGTGATCCCAATCCACGTCCGAATCCTGCGGTTCCCGTCTCGCATTGGCATCGCGAATACGTCTCGACCAATGACCCGCGCTGGGATCGTACTGGAGAAGACGTTATTGCATCCAATATTCTTTCGTTTGATCTGCGAGGCTTCGATCCAGGAGCGCCGATCTTTGCCACCGCTGGAATGGATGAAGCGCCTGGTGTAGCTGGGTTTGATGATGACCTCTCCGGAACGGCAGACGACACCGATACAGTCGGTTTACAGTTCTCGAGTGAGCTGGGTACGGTTGGAAGCGATGACGAAACGATCACAGTCAATGACATTGGGATCTCCGCGTTGCTGACTTTAAACAACGATACTGGCTTCGATATTCTCGATCTGCGTGACAATGCTCCATCAAATACTTACAGCAAATCGCCTGGTCACTTTGCCGCGCTAGTCGGACAGGGCGGCTTCGTCGATTTGTGCTATCCCTATTTGAATGGAACACCTCTGCAAAGCTTGATGGCAAGTTCGGGCCAGGTATCTACTCCACCAATTCCGGTCGTCGCTGACGCCGAAGTGGCTCGGAACTACACGACATTCTTGAATTCGAGCTACTCTGCGTTTCCGATTCCAACCAATGGATTGGACAGTTTGAAATACAGCGGCAAATTGGTGCACCGAGGTACTGCGGGAAGCATCGTCTACTTCCAGCCGACGTACGACACATGGACGGACGGTTACGAGGCAGACGGGTTCGATCAGTCTCAACGATCCGATCTCAGTTTGACCGGTGGCACGCCGTCTGGAACAACTTGGGTTCTAAACGATGCGAGTGGGCTTACAAAGACTCCTCGTGGCGGGGCGGGGGCCTGGCGCATCGACTCAGGTCGATTCGATTCAAGTTTCCAGGAATGCCCACCGCCCTTCTTGAGCGATTTGCAAGCGATTAGTGTCACCGTGAGATTAGAGGATCCACCAACCGGTGAAATCACTCAGTTTACGATTGTGGAAGGGCTTCAATAG
- the polA gene encoding DNA polymerase I — translation MAKSRPRPKQNDDDQMLFSGFDEAPAPPAAGSSAANQVAESAPAVTSSVPTTPDAAESQPAAQTPAKERDPDKLSATRGFTPSPNAATVPSVAGTGVTPLPTSSAQQPRESSASEAAPKDATQSGPRADRETTEERKQRHDAVRIADDALPAVLQKPIPEPTDDPIPDLTDKLVVVVDAHSLIYQVFHALPPMTSTGGLPVSAVYGFVGDMLELLSRKNPDYLIAAFDKSEVTFRNELYPEYKANRDSMPDELRQQIPLIRQAIDAMGIGIIEQSGFEADDLLATVAAKVEEAGGRCLVVTSDKDCRQLISDQTKIYNIRKDQEIDAAELFGLWGIRPDQVVDYQALVGDPVDNVPGISLIGPKIAQQLLETHDTLEEILNNAESISGKKRKENLMNGREAAMMSRELVELKRDVESPIPWNRCVRSAADLERVDALLQEFGFRRLRSRAAELLGGEAPVEEPKPAWESRYQTITNESELKALAVELAKQTVLAIDTETTSTHARGCDLVGISIAWQPGEAAYIPVRAPDGDPAINELIVIEILRDVLESSAIEKVGHNLKFDVIVLRSAGVQLGGITMDTMVADYLLNSGGRNHGLDDLAQRRLDHTNLSIKDLIGTGKKQITMDQVPVDDVSPYACEDVDVPIRLAPTLRDELNESGLDGLFDEVEMPLTEVLAEMEFNGIHVNADTLAKMSERFDKDIADLRALVFSAAGHEFNLDSPKQLGVVLFEELGLPVIKKTKTGVSTDADVLSQLAVNHEIAEHVLQYRQATKLKNTYIDALPQLICDKTGRVHTSFRQDVAATGRLSSSEPNLQNIPIRTEQGKAIRAAFTAGREGWSLLGADYSQIELRVLAHYSGDEALIGAYHDDADIHTRVAAEVNGIEESEVTSDLRRIAKTINFGIVYGQSPFGLAKTLGISNDEARDYIELYFQRYSGVEAFMMDTLARCRNEGYVATMLGRRREIKGVRDLAKLPESKRRSLTEPERIAINMPIQGTAADLIKLAMLRVHEQLKQSDLQARLLLQIHDELLLESPDEELDALSDTIREAMTSVMELDVPLKVDVAHGRTWADC, via the coding sequence ATGGCCAAATCCCGACCTCGCCCCAAACAGAACGACGACGACCAAATGCTGTTCAGCGGGTTCGACGAGGCCCCCGCTCCCCCGGCCGCCGGCTCATCCGCCGCAAACCAAGTCGCTGAGTCCGCGCCCGCCGTGACATCGTCTGTTCCGACCACTCCCGACGCCGCTGAATCCCAGCCCGCCGCTCAAACGCCCGCGAAAGAACGCGATCCAGACAAACTGTCCGCCACGCGAGGATTCACCCCCAGCCCCAACGCAGCCACCGTCCCATCGGTCGCTGGCACCGGAGTGACGCCACTGCCAACCAGCTCCGCTCAACAACCGCGCGAGTCATCGGCATCCGAAGCCGCCCCCAAAGACGCCACTCAATCCGGCCCACGAGCCGATCGCGAAACGACCGAAGAACGCAAGCAGCGACACGACGCGGTCCGCATCGCGGACGACGCCTTGCCCGCCGTGCTGCAGAAGCCCATCCCGGAACCCACCGACGATCCTATTCCAGACCTGACTGACAAATTGGTCGTCGTCGTTGACGCTCACTCGTTGATCTACCAAGTCTTTCACGCGTTGCCGCCAATGACCAGCACCGGTGGACTGCCTGTGTCGGCCGTCTACGGGTTCGTCGGCGACATGCTGGAATTGCTTTCTCGAAAGAACCCGGACTACTTGATCGCTGCGTTCGACAAAAGCGAAGTCACGTTCCGCAACGAGCTGTATCCCGAATACAAAGCCAACCGGGACTCGATGCCCGACGAACTCCGCCAACAAATCCCGCTGATCCGCCAAGCCATCGACGCGATGGGAATCGGCATCATCGAGCAATCTGGCTTCGAAGCCGACGACCTGCTCGCCACCGTCGCCGCGAAAGTCGAAGAGGCCGGCGGCCGATGCTTGGTCGTGACCAGTGACAAAGATTGCCGGCAACTGATCAGCGACCAAACCAAGATCTACAACATCCGCAAAGATCAAGAGATCGACGCCGCGGAACTGTTCGGGTTGTGGGGCATCCGGCCCGACCAAGTCGTCGACTATCAGGCCCTCGTCGGTGACCCAGTCGACAACGTCCCCGGCATCTCATTGATCGGCCCCAAGATCGCCCAGCAATTGCTCGAAACCCACGACACGCTGGAAGAGATCCTCAACAACGCCGAATCGATCTCGGGAAAGAAACGCAAAGAGAACCTGATGAACGGCCGCGAAGCCGCGATGATGTCGCGCGAGTTGGTCGAACTCAAACGCGATGTCGAATCCCCGATCCCTTGGAACCGATGCGTTCGCTCGGCAGCCGATCTCGAACGAGTCGACGCGTTGTTGCAAGAGTTTGGCTTTCGCCGATTGCGAAGCCGCGCCGCGGAATTGCTGGGCGGCGAAGCACCCGTCGAAGAACCCAAACCGGCTTGGGAATCTCGCTACCAAACGATCACCAACGAAAGCGAACTGAAAGCACTCGCGGTTGAACTCGCCAAACAAACCGTCCTGGCCATCGACACCGAAACAACCAGCACCCACGCGCGCGGATGCGATTTGGTCGGCATCTCCATCGCATGGCAACCAGGCGAAGCCGCCTACATCCCCGTTCGTGCACCCGATGGTGACCCGGCGATCAACGAACTCATCGTCATCGAAATCCTTCGCGATGTTCTGGAATCATCCGCGATCGAAAAAGTCGGGCACAACCTGAAGTTCGACGTCATCGTCTTGCGATCGGCCGGCGTTCAGCTCGGCGGCATCACGATGGACACCATGGTCGCCGACTACTTGCTCAATTCCGGAGGCCGCAACCATGGGCTGGATGATCTCGCCCAACGCAGACTCGACCACACCAACCTGTCGATCAAAGACTTGATCGGAACGGGCAAGAAACAAATCACGATGGACCAAGTCCCCGTCGACGACGTTTCGCCCTACGCCTGCGAAGACGTCGATGTGCCCATTCGGCTTGCACCGACGCTTCGCGATGAACTCAACGAATCCGGTTTGGATGGATTGTTCGATGAAGTTGAAATGCCGCTCACCGAAGTGCTCGCCGAAATGGAATTCAACGGCATCCACGTCAACGCCGACACGTTGGCAAAAATGAGCGAGCGGTTCGACAAAGACATCGCGGACCTGCGAGCGTTGGTGTTTTCCGCTGCCGGACACGAGTTCAACCTGGACAGCCCTAAGCAACTCGGTGTGGTGCTGTTCGAAGAACTCGGGCTGCCGGTGATCAAAAAAACCAAGACAGGTGTCAGCACCGATGCGGATGTTTTGAGCCAATTGGCTGTCAACCATGAAATCGCCGAGCACGTGCTGCAGTATCGCCAAGCCACCAAACTGAAGAACACCTACATCGACGCGCTGCCGCAATTGATCTGCGACAAAACCGGACGTGTCCACACGTCGTTCCGGCAAGACGTCGCGGCAACGGGACGCCTCAGCAGCAGTGAACCCAACCTGCAAAACATCCCCATCCGAACCGAACAAGGCAAAGCGATCCGGGCCGCGTTCACAGCTGGTCGCGAGGGGTGGTCCTTGCTCGGTGCCGACTACTCACAAATCGAACTGCGTGTGCTGGCCCACTACAGCGGTGACGAAGCCCTGATCGGTGCCTATCACGACGACGCCGACATCCACACGCGAGTCGCTGCGGAAGTCAACGGAATCGAAGAATCCGAAGTCACCAGCGATCTGCGACGGATCGCCAAGACGATCAACTTTGGAATTGTGTATGGTCAGAGCCCGTTTGGATTGGCCAAGACGCTCGGCATCAGCAACGACGAAGCCCGCGATTACATCGAGTTGTACTTCCAGCGATACTCGGGCGTCGAAGCGTTCATGATGGACACGTTGGCCCGCTGCCGTAATGAAGGCTACGTGGCAACCATGTTGGGTCGCCGTCGTGAGATCAAGGGTGTTCGAGACCTCGCCAAGCTTCCCGAATCGAAACGCCGCAGCCTCACGGAACCGGAGCGCATTGCGATCAACATGCCCATCCAAGGCACCGCCGCCGACTTGATCAAGCTCGCCATGTTGCGAGTCCACGAGCAACTCAAGCAAAGCGATTTGCAAGCACGTCTACTTTTACAGATCCACGATGAACTGTTGCTTGAGTCACCCGACGAAGAACTCGATGCTTTGTCCGACACGATTCGCGAAGCCATGACCAGCGTCATGGAACTCGACGTGCCCCTGAAAGTCGACGTCGCCCACGGACGAACCTGGGCCGATTGCTAG
- a CDS encoding 3-oxoacyl-ACP synthase III encodes MHFPDVALASIGVTIPRAQWTSEQIEKDLQPLYSRLKLPEGRLAMMSGIDSRRVWEPGTVPSGPSIESGRKALEAASVDPNQIGALIHASVCRDFLEPATASRVHHELGLSPDCWVYDVSNACLGVLNGAVQIAGMIQSGMISAGIVVGTENSRPLMEATIASLNADDQLTRKTVKPAFASLTIGSGSCAWLLTHRDLNPGATILEHAIARAHTAHHHLCRSDQDTAGAGMQPLMETDSETLMAEGIATGVAALNELLQQSGWSRDQIDRSVCHQVGSRHRIGMLEAMQLPETRDSVTFPALGNTGSVALPLTVAAAAATGELSAGDRTAMLGIGSGINSVMIAAKWGETAVAGDWAGLLDELAPSRLASC; translated from the coding sequence GTGCATTTTCCTGACGTCGCGTTGGCATCCATCGGTGTCACCATTCCCCGTGCACAGTGGACCAGCGAACAGATCGAAAAGGATTTGCAACCGCTGTACTCCCGCCTGAAGTTGCCCGAAGGTCGCTTGGCGATGATGAGCGGCATCGACAGCCGGCGCGTTTGGGAACCTGGCACCGTCCCCAGTGGCCCCAGCATCGAGAGCGGACGCAAAGCCTTGGAAGCCGCGTCCGTCGACCCGAATCAGATCGGTGCTCTGATCCATGCCAGCGTCTGTCGCGACTTCCTCGAGCCCGCCACCGCCTCACGAGTGCATCACGAACTCGGGCTCTCGCCAGACTGCTGGGTCTACGACGTTTCGAATGCTTGCTTGGGTGTTCTCAACGGTGCGGTCCAAATCGCTGGCATGATCCAGTCGGGAATGATCTCCGCCGGCATCGTTGTCGGAACCGAGAACAGCCGTCCGTTGATGGAAGCGACCATCGCATCGCTGAATGCCGACGATCAGCTCACACGAAAGACCGTCAAACCCGCCTTCGCATCGTTGACGATCGGCTCGGGCAGCTGTGCTTGGTTGCTGACCCACCGCGACCTCAACCCCGGCGCGACGATCCTGGAACACGCGATCGCGCGAGCCCACACGGCTCATCACCATCTGTGTCGTAGCGATCAGGACACGGCCGGGGCGGGGATGCAACCGTTAATGGAAACGGATTCCGAAACACTGATGGCGGAAGGAATCGCGACCGGCGTGGCGGCACTGAACGAACTGCTGCAACAATCGGGCTGGTCTCGCGACCAGATCGACCGTTCGGTTTGCCATCAAGTTGGTTCACGGCACCGAATCGGCATGTTGGAAGCGATGCAATTGCCAGAAACCAGAGACAGCGTGACCTTCCCGGCTCTTGGCAACACCGGATCAGTCGCTCTGCCATTGACCGTCGCCGCGGCGGCCGCGACCGGAGAATTGTCCGCCGGAGACCGCACCGCGATGCTGGGAATCGGATCAGGAATCAACAGCGTGATGATCGCCGCCAAATGGGGCGAAACCGCAGTCGCCGGCGATTGGGCAGGCTTGCTCGACGAACTGGCTCCGTCTCGACTAGCGAGCTGTTGA
- a CDS encoding gamma-glutamyl-gamma-aminobutyrate hydrolase family protein has protein sequence MTRKPLIGLNADFRAAARSTPAFAYIASGYYQAIINAGGIPVLVPPQADEESVSRVLDAVEGFLFIGGGDLDPRNDGFMLHPSVHPMDAARETSDRMLMAEIAERRMPVFGIGVGMQLINVQQGGNLFLHIKEDLPEAVPHFDAQDVNHRHTLNVESDSLIGRVYGDGEIRVTSRHHMAIDEVAPGFRVTARCPDGVIEAIESEMIDWFALGTQFHPESEAASALDIRIFEEFVDAVRDRNQDAPAKEGDEAYRLVA, from the coding sequence ATGACGCGCAAGCCCCTGATTGGTTTGAACGCCGACTTCCGTGCCGCCGCTCGTAGCACCCCCGCGTTCGCCTACATCGCATCTGGTTACTATCAAGCCATCATTAACGCAGGCGGGATTCCTGTTTTGGTTCCTCCGCAAGCTGACGAAGAATCAGTGAGCCGAGTTTTGGACGCTGTCGAGGGTTTCTTGTTCATCGGTGGCGGCGACTTGGATCCCCGCAACGACGGATTCATGCTTCACCCCAGCGTTCATCCGATGGATGCTGCCCGCGAAACCAGCGACCGTATGCTGATGGCGGAAATCGCCGAACGTCGCATGCCTGTCTTTGGCATTGGCGTTGGCATGCAGCTCATCAACGTCCAACAAGGCGGCAATTTGTTCTTGCACATCAAAGAAGATTTGCCCGAAGCCGTGCCACACTTTGACGCTCAAGACGTCAACCACCGACACACTCTCAATGTCGAAAGTGATTCGTTGATCGGCCGAGTTTATGGCGATGGCGAAATTCGCGTGACCAGCCGTCACCACATGGCGATTGATGAAGTCGCTCCTGGATTCCGAGTCACCGCCCGTTGCCCCGATGGCGTGATCGAAGCAATCGAAAGTGAAATGATCGATTGGTTTGCCTTGGGAACTCAGTTCCACCCTGAATCCGAAGCCGCATCGGCCTTGGACATTCGCATCTTCGAAGAGTTCGTGGACGCCGTTCGCGACCGCAATCAAGACGCCCCGGCCAAAGAAGGCGACGAAGCCTATCGTTTGGTTGCTTGA
- the rplS gene encoding 50S ribosomal protein L19: protein MNNAIMDMVDKANQKENAPQFDIGDTVDVHSKILEGNKERIQVFTGVVIGRSGKGAQEMFTVRRIVAGEGVERKFPVHSPRIEKVEVKRSGVTRRAKLYFLRDRVGKAVRLKERRRV from the coding sequence ATGAACAACGCCATCATGGACATGGTCGACAAGGCCAACCAAAAAGAAAACGCGCCCCAGTTCGATATTGGCGACACCGTGGACGTGCACTCCAAGATTTTGGAAGGCAACAAAGAGCGGATCCAAGTTTTCACCGGCGTCGTGATCGGCCGCAGTGGCAAAGGTGCTCAAGAGATGTTCACCGTTCGCCGCATCGTGGCTGGTGAAGGGGTGGAACGTAAGTTCCCAGTCCACAGCCCACGCATCGAAAAAGTCGAAGTCAAACGCAGCGGTGTCACCCGTCGCGCCAAGCTGTACTTCCTTCGCGATCGCGTCGGCAAGGCTGTTCGTTTGAAAGAACGTCGCCGCGTTTGA
- the trmD gene encoding tRNA (guanosine(37)-N1)-methyltransferase TrmD, protein MRFDVVTLFPAIFDGYLTQSLLDKAIVRGLVEIQRHNLRDWAEDTPHRKVDDRPFGGGPGMLLQVEPTVTCVRDVDAMADVPARKILLTPQGRRLDQRLAEDLATSDRIMLMCGRYEGFDQRVLDILQPEEISIGDFVLNGGEVAAMTIIDAVVRLLPGVLGDEQSSLDDSFSRGNRMLEFPQYTRPREFEGHTVPDVLLSGDHAAIAAWRAEQSRARTIDRRRDLLPEHSKNNPEQTNKLS, encoded by the coding sequence GTGAGATTCGACGTTGTCACCCTGTTCCCAGCGATCTTTGACGGTTATCTGACCCAAAGCTTGCTGGACAAGGCGATTGTTCGAGGTTTGGTTGAGATTCAGCGACACAACCTCCGAGATTGGGCCGAAGACACCCCTCATCGCAAAGTCGATGACCGTCCTTTCGGCGGCGGCCCCGGAATGTTGTTGCAGGTCGAACCGACCGTGACTTGTGTTCGGGACGTGGACGCCATGGCCGATGTCCCGGCTCGAAAGATTTTGTTGACCCCGCAAGGTCGACGGCTCGACCAACGGTTGGCCGAAGACCTCGCCACCAGCGACCGTATCATGTTGATGTGTGGTCGTTACGAAGGATTTGATCAACGCGTGCTGGACATCCTCCAGCCCGAAGAGATCAGCATTGGCGACTTTGTCCTCAACGGAGGCGAAGTGGCCGCGATGACCATCATTGACGCTGTCGTCCGGTTGCTGCCCGGCGTGCTCGGCGATGAACAAAGCAGCCTGGATGATTCGTTCAGCCGAGGAAATCGGATGCTCGAGTTCCCCCAGTACACCCGGCCCCGTGAATTCGAAGGCCACACCGTCCCCGATGTTCTGCTCAGCGGCGATCACGCCGCGATCGCCGCTTGGCGAGCTGAACAAAGCCGGGCGAGAACGATTGACCGTCGCCGCGATTTGCTGCCCGAGCATTCAAAAAACAACCCAGAACAAACCAACAAACTCTCCTGA
- the rpsP gene encoding 30S ribosomal protein S16, whose product MKKMGRTHRPFFRVCAVDQRNPRDGRVIEELGTYDPMCPETDARTTLKADRVDYWIGVGAQPSDKVAVLIKKYGTDGSHLEAQKAAVERLGRRKDYTPPPEAPAPKAAPVAEAPAEEAPAEEPAAEASTDDAPAAEATTE is encoded by the coding sequence ATGAAAAAGATGGGACGTACGCACCGTCCTTTCTTTCGTGTTTGTGCAGTGGATCAACGCAACCCACGTGATGGTCGTGTGATCGAAGAACTCGGCACCTACGATCCAATGTGCCCCGAAACCGATGCACGCACCACGCTGAAAGCCGATCGCGTCGACTACTGGATTGGCGTTGGTGCTCAACCCAGCGACAAAGTGGCTGTGCTGATCAAAAAGTACGGCACTGACGGTTCACACCTCGAAGCCCAAAAGGCTGCTGTGGAGCGTCTCGGACGCCGCAAAGACTACACACCACCACCAGAAGCTCCGGCTCCCAAGGCCGCACCGGTTGCGGAAGCTCCTGCTGAAGAAGCCCCCGCGGAAGAACCAGCTGCCGAAGCTTCCACAGACGACGCTCCTGCTGCAGAAGCCACCACGGAGTGA
- the ffh gene encoding signal recognition particle protein, producing the protein MFDSLSDGLQSAFKSLSGKGKLTEGNMRDGLKIVEQSLLEADVSYSVVKDFMGHVSEKALGKRVLLSLRPQEELVRIVYDELVETLGPVDSALNLKADGPTIIMLCGLQGSGKTTTCGKLTKLLQEQNITPLLVAADLQRPAAIEQLKVIGSQLGVPVHAETDHKDPVKVCQAGVEMARRDGNRVVILDTAGRLAIDAELMAELKKIDRKVGPDQVYLVVDGMTGQDAVNSAGAFNDALELDGVVMTKLDGDARGGALLSVKQVTGVPIKFMGTGEHFDALEPFRPEGMASRILQMGDMVAAAREAHRIVDEQEREELEAKMASGEFSLDDFKNMMQKVAQPGLMGRMMGLMPGMGQFKEAMESEAAGGQLRQIIGAINSMTPAERKNPKLIDATRRTRIAKGAGVQSPVITQLIKQFDVMKPMMQAMSGKGSGDRMAMMRQIQANAMSGDPRLGGLKTKQSTGKRLSPAEKAQQKKEREKLKRKLKRKKR; encoded by the coding sequence GTGTTCGATTCTCTCTCCGACGGTCTGCAATCCGCTTTCAAAAGTTTGTCTGGCAAAGGCAAACTGACCGAAGGCAATATGCGCGATGGTCTGAAGATCGTGGAGCAATCGCTGCTCGAAGCCGACGTCAGCTACAGCGTCGTCAAAGACTTTATGGGGCATGTTTCCGAGAAAGCCCTCGGGAAACGCGTTCTTTTGTCGCTTCGGCCACAGGAAGAACTGGTTCGGATTGTCTACGACGAGCTGGTGGAAACGCTTGGCCCAGTCGATTCCGCTTTGAATCTCAAAGCCGATGGTCCCACGATCATCATGCTGTGTGGGTTGCAAGGTAGCGGGAAAACGACGACCTGCGGCAAGCTGACCAAGCTGCTGCAAGAACAAAACATCACCCCCCTTCTCGTCGCGGCTGACTTGCAACGCCCCGCCGCCATCGAGCAACTCAAAGTGATCGGTTCGCAACTCGGCGTCCCGGTCCACGCTGAAACCGACCACAAAGACCCCGTCAAAGTTTGCCAAGCCGGCGTCGAGATGGCTCGTCGTGACGGCAACCGCGTCGTGATTCTGGATACGGCCGGGCGTTTGGCGATCGACGCTGAGTTGATGGCCGAGCTGAAGAAGATCGACCGCAAAGTCGGCCCTGACCAGGTTTACCTCGTGGTCGACGGCATGACTGGCCAAGACGCGGTCAACAGTGCGGGTGCGTTCAACGACGCCCTGGAACTGGACGGCGTCGTCATGACCAAGCTGGACGGTGACGCTCGTGGCGGAGCATTGCTGTCGGTCAAACAGGTGACCGGCGTCCCGATCAAGTTCATGGGAACGGGTGAGCACTTTGATGCTCTGGAACCCTTCCGCCCTGAAGGAATGGCCAGCCGCATCCTGCAGATGGGCGACATGGTCGCTGCGGCTCGCGAAGCCCACCGAATCGTCGACGAACAAGAACGAGAAGAGCTGGAGGCCAAAATGGCCAGCGGCGAATTCTCGCTCGACGATTTCAAAAACATGATGCAGAAAGTCGCCCAGCCTGGGTTGATGGGACGCATGATGGGGCTGATGCCTGGCATGGGTCAATTCAAAGAAGCGATGGAATCGGAAGCGGCCGGCGGCCAACTCCGACAAATCATCGGGGCGATCAATTCAATGACCCCCGCCGAACGCAAAAACCCTAAGCTGATCGATGCGACCCGTCGCACCCGAATTGCCAAGGGTGCAGGCGTTCAATCGCCGGTGATCACGCAATTGATCAAACAATTCGACGTGATGAAGCCGATGATGCAAGCCATGTCCGGAAAGGGCAGTGGCGATCGGATGGCGATGATGCGTCAAATTCAGGCCAACGCGATGTCGGGCGACCCCCGCCTGGGCGGCTTGAAAACAAAACAAAGCACGGGAAAACGACTTTCCCCGGCCGAAAAGGCCCAGCAAAAAAAAGAACGCGAAAAGCTAAAACGAAAACTCAAACGTAAAAAACGCTGA